In one Neobacillus sp. CF12 genomic region, the following are encoded:
- a CDS encoding glycoside hydrolase family 43 protein: MKYTNPVISGFHPDPSICKIGEDFYLVTSSFEYFPGIPLFHSTDLVYWNQIGHVLTRESQLPLTREHSFVPSQGIYAPTIRHHNGRFYVITTNITIRKSFYVWSDNPEGPWSEPIFLEGLMGYDPSLFFDEDGKVYLTYASFPGVGPEGILQAEIDIESGKILSESQLIWEGTGGCSPEGPHLYKVNNWYYLMIAEGGTENGHMVTIAKSENPYGPFESNPYNPILSNRSTKLPIQATGHADLVQATDGSWWAVFLGIRPVKSTKLHHLGRETNLAPVQWSEQGWPVIGSNGRADMEYDINSTLLNNPFLWEEKADFNDVSLSPVWNFYRNPPSGSWSLTDKPGFLTLYGQASTLNDTESLAFVGRRQQHFNCDVSTLLDFTPSEEGEEAGLTVFMNENFHYEIAKTVQQGKSLILFRRRVGSMWKVEREIEYDQPTVIFGIKSTDKSFSFSFATAVGEEEVIGVGETSFLSSQIAGGFTGVYFALYATGNGKPSTTPAHFDYLNYIFDDHS; this comes from the coding sequence ATGAAGTATACAAATCCAGTTATTAGCGGGTTTCACCCAGACCCAAGCATTTGTAAAATAGGGGAAGATTTTTATTTGGTAACTAGTTCGTTTGAGTATTTTCCAGGGATTCCATTATTCCACAGTACTGATTTGGTATATTGGAATCAGATTGGGCACGTATTAACACGTGAAAGCCAGTTGCCACTTACCCGTGAACATTCATTCGTACCGTCACAAGGTATTTATGCTCCAACGATACGTCATCATAATGGACGTTTTTATGTGATTACAACAAATATTACGATCAGAAAAAGTTTCTATGTGTGGTCTGATAATCCAGAAGGACCATGGTCAGAGCCAATATTCTTAGAGGGGTTAATGGGTTATGATCCATCTTTGTTTTTTGATGAAGATGGCAAAGTGTATTTGACTTACGCTAGCTTTCCTGGCGTTGGACCAGAAGGGATTTTACAAGCGGAAATTGATATCGAATCCGGTAAGATTTTATCCGAGAGCCAGCTAATTTGGGAAGGAACTGGTGGGTGTTCTCCAGAAGGTCCTCATTTATATAAGGTTAATAATTGGTATTACTTGATGATTGCTGAAGGGGGAACAGAAAATGGCCATATGGTAACGATTGCAAAAAGTGAAAATCCATATGGTCCGTTTGAAAGTAATCCATATAACCCAATTTTGTCTAATCGCAGTACTAAGCTGCCAATACAAGCAACCGGTCATGCTGATCTTGTTCAAGCTACAGATGGTTCATGGTGGGCTGTTTTCTTAGGAATAAGACCTGTGAAAAGTACCAAGCTTCATCATTTAGGTCGTGAAACGAATCTAGCACCAGTCCAATGGTCGGAGCAAGGATGGCCGGTAATTGGTAGTAACGGCCGAGCTGATATGGAATATGATATTAACTCGACTCTATTAAATAATCCTTTCTTATGGGAGGAAAAGGCAGATTTTAATGATGTCTCCCTTTCACCGGTTTGGAATTTTTATCGTAATCCACCTTCGGGCTCATGGTCATTGACAGATAAACCAGGATTTTTAACACTCTATGGACAGGCCAGCACATTAAATGATACGGAATCACTTGCATTTGTTGGTCGAAGACAGCAGCATTTTAATTGTGATGTTTCCACACTATTGGATTTTACACCTAGTGAAGAAGGAGAAGAAGCTGGTTTAACTGTATTTATGAACGAGAATTTTCACTATGAAATTGCCAAAACAGTCCAACAAGGGAAATCTCTTATTCTATTCCGTCGCCGTGTCGGTAGTATGTGGAAGGTGGAAAGGGAAATTGAGTATGACCAGCCCACAGTTATCTTTGGAATAAAGTCGACCGATAAAAGCTTCTCATTCAGTTTTGCAACTGCAGTTGGTGAAGAAGAAGTAATCGGTGTTGGGGAAACTTCATTCCTTTCGTCACAGATAGCAGGTGGGTTTACAGGGGTATACTTCGCTTTATATGCAACAGGGAATGGCAAGCCTTCAACTACACCAGCACATTTTGATTACTTAAATTACATTTTTGATGATCATTCTTAG
- a CDS encoding ThuA domain-containing protein: MKKSALIVWGGWDGHQPEQVAEIFKGILEEENFQVEVSNSLESYGDKEKLRSLDLIVPHWTMGEIERKFVLNISEAVAAGVGLAGCHGGMCDSFRNNVDWQFMTGGNWVAHPGNDGVEYMVNIKHSSSPLLEGISDFKVVSEQYYLHYDPAVEVLATTRFPVFHGPHAANKAVDMPVVWTKRWGNGNVFYSSLGHQANIVSMPEVSQIMRRGFLWAAEGKKRAEELDAASCYGNVRTYTGMGDSQ, from the coding sequence ATGAAAAAAAGTGCATTGATTGTTTGGGGCGGATGGGATGGCCATCAACCCGAACAAGTAGCTGAAATCTTTAAAGGAATCCTTGAGGAAGAAAACTTCCAAGTTGAGGTATCCAATTCACTAGAATCATATGGAGACAAGGAAAAGTTAAGATCGTTGGATTTAATCGTTCCCCACTGGACGATGGGTGAAATTGAAAGAAAGTTTGTCTTAAATATCTCTGAAGCAGTCGCAGCAGGTGTAGGTTTAGCTGGTTGCCATGGTGGAATGTGTGATTCTTTTCGAAATAATGTGGACTGGCAATTTATGACTGGGGGGAATTGGGTTGCCCATCCTGGAAATGATGGGGTAGAATACATGGTCAACATCAAGCATTCTTCAAGTCCATTATTAGAGGGTATCTCTGATTTCAAAGTGGTGAGTGAACAATACTACCTTCATTACGATCCTGCCGTTGAAGTGCTGGCGACCACTCGCTTCCCGGTTTTTCATGGACCGCACGCCGCTAATAAAGCCGTTGATATGCCTGTTGTTTGGACAAAACGTTGGGGAAATGGGAATGTGTTTTACAGTTCCTTAGGACACCAAGCGAATATCGTTTCTATGCCTGAAGTTTCACAAATCATGCGACGCGGTTTTCTGTGGGCTGCCGAAGGAAAGAAACGAGCCGAAGAATTGGATGCTGCGTCTTGTTATGGAAATGTACGGACCTACACAGGCATGGGAGACAGTCAGTAA
- a CDS encoding ABC transporter ATP-binding protein: MTSIRGNEGPGGKTKDFKKTIRQLITYCKVYLPAIIIALILAMAGAVFNIIGPDLLSEITDLITEGMMASIDLDAVVDVATILAILYGLGFVFNYIQGFIMATVTQRVSKNLRRDLSTKINRLPLKYFDSTSTGDVLSRVTNDVDMIGQTMNQSLSTLVSAITMFLGTLIMMFYTNWIMAIAAILSTIVGFGLMTLIISKSQKYFAQQQKELGKLNGHIEEIYTGHNVVKVYNGEKDARETFHEINTRLYSSAWKSQFMSGLMMPLMMFVGNFGFVVVCIVGAVLAVNNMISFGVIVAFMLYIRLFTQPLTQLAQAATNLQSTAAASERVFEFLAEEEVANESDKKEKLEGAIGDVEFKNVHFGYSEDKMVIKNFSASAKAGEKVAIVGPTGAGKTTLVNLLMRFYEYNGGEILIDGVPINKLTREDIHDLFSMVLQDTWLFEGTIRENIVYSRHGVSDEEVVAACKSVGLHHFIKTLPMGYDTVLDDKANLSAGQKQLITIARAMVDNKPLLILDEATSSVDTRTEVLIQQAMDKLTIGKTSFVIAHRLSTIKNADLILVMKDGDIIESGNHEELLSKKGFYAELYNSQFEEAS, encoded by the coding sequence ATGACATCCATCCGTGGAAATGAAGGACCTGGTGGTAAAACAAAAGATTTCAAGAAAACGATCAGACAACTCATTACCTATTGTAAGGTATATTTACCAGCTATTATTATTGCATTAATCCTTGCAATGGCAGGTGCTGTTTTCAATATAATTGGGCCAGATCTACTTAGTGAAATTACAGATTTGATTACAGAAGGAATGATGGCGAGCATTGATCTTGATGCTGTTGTCGATGTCGCAACAATTTTGGCAATCCTTTATGGCCTAGGATTTGTATTTAATTATATTCAAGGGTTCATTATGGCAACGGTCACGCAGCGTGTTTCAAAGAATTTACGACGTGATTTATCAACCAAAATAAACCGGTTACCTTTAAAATACTTTGACTCAACAAGCACTGGAGACGTCCTTAGCCGTGTTACGAATGATGTAGACATGATTGGCCAAACGATGAACCAGAGTTTAAGTACGCTAGTTTCAGCCATAACGATGTTTCTGGGTACGCTCATTATGATGTTCTACACCAATTGGATCATGGCCATTGCTGCAATCCTTTCTACTATAGTAGGATTTGGATTAATGACTTTGATTATCTCAAAATCTCAAAAATACTTTGCTCAGCAGCAAAAAGAGTTAGGAAAATTGAATGGTCATATAGAAGAAATTTATACGGGCCACAATGTGGTGAAAGTTTATAACGGAGAGAAAGATGCGCGGGAAACTTTCCATGAGATTAACACAAGACTATATTCGAGTGCATGGAAATCTCAATTTATGTCAGGACTTATGATGCCATTAATGATGTTTGTTGGTAATTTTGGCTTTGTCGTGGTTTGTATCGTTGGGGCAGTTCTTGCCGTGAATAATATGATTTCATTTGGTGTAATCGTTGCCTTTATGCTCTATATCCGTCTATTTACCCAGCCGCTTACACAACTTGCACAAGCTGCTACAAACCTTCAGTCAACAGCAGCTGCTAGTGAACGTGTGTTTGAATTTCTCGCTGAAGAAGAAGTTGCAAATGAAAGTGATAAAAAAGAAAAGCTTGAAGGTGCAATCGGTGATGTTGAGTTTAAGAATGTCCACTTTGGTTATAGTGAGGATAAAATGGTCATCAAAAACTTTTCAGCAAGTGCGAAAGCAGGAGAGAAAGTGGCGATTGTCGGGCCTACAGGGGCAGGGAAGACAACTTTGGTCAACCTGCTAATGCGTTTCTATGAATACAATGGTGGTGAAATTTTGATTGACGGTGTTCCAATCAATAAACTCACTCGGGAAGACATTCATGATCTATTTAGTATGGTGCTACAAGATACCTGGCTGTTTGAAGGAACCATTCGTGAAAATATTGTCTATTCCAGACATGGCGTTAGTGATGAAGAGGTAGTGGCTGCTTGCAAATCTGTGGGGCTGCACCACTTCATTAAAACCCTGCCAATGGGATATGACACTGTTCTCGACGATAAAGCAAATCTTTCAGCAGGACAAAAACAGCTGATTACCATTGCACGGGCGATGGTTGATAATAAACCATTGCTGATTTTAGATGAAGCGACAAGTTCGGTGGATACTCGAACAGAGGTGTTGATTCAACAGGCAATGGATAAATTGACAATCGGAAAAACTTCTTTTGTTATTGCGCACAGACTTTCTACGATTAAGAATGCGGACTTAATCCTCGTTATGAAGGATGGAGACATAATTGAAAGTGGAAATCATGAAGAATTACTTTCGAAAAAGGGCTTTTATGCGGAGCTTTATAATAGTCAGTTTGAGGAAGCTTCGTAA
- a CDS encoding Gfo/Idh/MocA family oxidoreductase gives MEKIRIGMVGYKFMGKAHSHAYRDLPLFFPNTVHPEMKVICGRDLNGVTTAAKQFGWEEYTTDWKSLLERTDIDLIDINAPSDVHKEITIAAAKAGKHVFCEKPLALTLKDSREMLDVVEAAGVKHMVGFNYRFAPAVMLAKKLIDEGRLGYIYHFRAWFLQDWLVDPNFPLAWRLQKEIAGSGSHGDLGAHLIDLSHYLIGDITEVIGMNETFIKERPIPSQMTGLSAKGSDSGEKGEVTVDDATLFLARFANGALGSFEATRFAAGHRCTNSFEINGSKGSVIFDFERMNELQVYFVDDRDDVQGFRRVLATDPAHAYAENWWPPGHTIGYEHTFIHEMVELMESFQENRQPVPNFRDGVKCQEVLEAVDLSIEKRQWIRISDV, from the coding sequence ATGGAAAAAATTAGAATCGGAATGGTCGGTTATAAATTTATGGGTAAAGCCCACAGTCATGCTTACCGGGATCTTCCGCTCTTTTTCCCGAACACGGTTCATCCAGAAATGAAGGTTATTTGCGGCCGTGACCTAAACGGTGTAACCACTGCAGCCAAGCAATTTGGCTGGGAGGAATACACAACGGACTGGAAAAGCCTCCTAGAAAGAACTGACATTGATTTAATCGACATCAATGCACCGAGTGATGTACATAAAGAAATAACCATTGCTGCTGCAAAAGCTGGCAAACATGTTTTTTGCGAAAAACCGTTAGCGCTTACATTAAAGGACTCCAGAGAAATGCTTGATGTCGTTGAGGCTGCTGGAGTCAAACATATGGTTGGATTTAACTATCGCTTTGCCCCTGCTGTTATGCTGGCTAAAAAGCTTATTGACGAAGGAAGACTTGGCTATATCTATCATTTCCGTGCCTGGTTTTTACAGGATTGGCTCGTGGATCCAAACTTCCCGCTAGCCTGGAGACTTCAGAAAGAAATTGCAGGTTCAGGCTCTCACGGAGACCTCGGGGCCCATTTAATTGATCTATCACACTATCTAATTGGCGATATTACCGAAGTAATTGGAATGAACGAAACATTTATTAAAGAACGGCCAATTCCTTCACAGATGACGGGCTTATCAGCTAAAGGCAGTGATAGTGGAGAAAAGGGCGAAGTGACAGTGGATGACGCTACTTTATTCTTGGCTCGTTTTGCTAACGGAGCTTTAGGAAGCTTTGAGGCTACTCGCTTTGCGGCTGGACATCGCTGTACGAATTCATTTGAGATCAATGGCAGTAAGGGCAGTGTTATCTTTGATTTTGAACGGATGAATGAACTTCAAGTTTATTTCGTTGATGACCGAGACGATGTCCAAGGCTTCCGCCGGGTCTTAGCAACCGACCCTGCACACGCTTATGCGGAAAACTGGTGGCCGCCAGGACATACGATTGGTTATGAACATACGTTTATTCATGAAATGGTTGAACTTATGGAGTCTTTCCAGGAAAATCGACAGCCTGTTCCAAACTTCCGTGATGGCGTAAAGTGCCAGGAAGTCTTAGAAGCGGTTGATCTTTCGATTGAAAAACGCCAATGGATTAGAATCTCTGATGTATAA
- a CDS encoding Gfo/Idh/MocA family oxidoreductase has product MKKLKIGIIGCGNISSIYMENCQKFPHLELIACADIDIDRAQLQAEKFGVPRACSVEELLSDPAIELVINLTIPKAHASVCIQALEAGKHVYTEKPLAVTREEGKQILETAKKHNLLVGSAPDTFLGAGIQTAINLIEQGEIGVPIGASAFMICRGHEHWHPDPAFYYDNGGGPMFDMGPYYLTALVALLGPITRITGSTRISYKERTVLSTPKAGTKIEVSTPTHISGVIDFASGVIGNITTSFDAFGGTSLPPIEIYGSEGTLLVPDPNTFGGPLKIRKRDENEFKEVPLAYGHSQNNRGLGVADMAKAILEGGKYRANSELAYHVLEAMHGFHDSSDSGKHYIMESTCERPESVSLELQA; this is encoded by the coding sequence ATGAAAAAACTTAAAATCGGTATTATTGGTTGTGGAAATATTAGTTCTATTTATATGGAAAACTGTCAGAAGTTCCCTCACCTCGAGCTAATTGCCTGTGCTGACATAGATATAGACCGAGCGCAGTTACAAGCTGAAAAGTTCGGTGTCCCTAGGGCTTGTTCCGTAGAAGAGTTACTGTCTGACCCAGCGATTGAACTTGTCATTAATCTAACCATACCTAAAGCACATGCCTCTGTTTGTATCCAAGCACTTGAAGCCGGCAAGCATGTTTATACAGAAAAACCACTCGCTGTGACACGTGAGGAAGGAAAACAAATTTTAGAAACCGCTAAGAAGCATAATCTTCTTGTTGGCAGTGCACCTGACACCTTCTTGGGTGCTGGTATTCAAACTGCTATCAATCTGATCGAACAAGGTGAAATTGGGGTACCAATTGGTGCATCTGCCTTCATGATTTGCCGCGGGCACGAACATTGGCATCCAGACCCTGCCTTTTATTATGATAATGGCGGCGGACCAATGTTTGACATGGGACCCTATTATTTGACAGCCTTAGTGGCTCTTTTAGGACCGATTACACGAATTACTGGTTCTACTCGTATTAGTTATAAAGAAAGGACTGTGCTTAGCACACCAAAAGCAGGTACTAAAATCGAAGTATCAACCCCTACACATATCTCAGGTGTGATCGATTTTGCATCGGGTGTAATTGGAAATATTACTACAAGCTTTGATGCCTTTGGCGGTACATCGCTGCCCCCTATTGAAATTTATGGCAGTGAAGGAACTTTACTAGTTCCTGATCCAAATACGTTCGGTGGTCCTTTGAAAATAAGGAAACGTGACGAAAATGAGTTTAAAGAGGTTCCTCTTGCTTATGGACATTCTCAAAACAATAGAGGGCTTGGCGTTGCTGATATGGCTAAAGCCATCCTCGAAGGTGGGAAATATCGAGCAAATAGCGAATTAGCGTATCACGTTTTAGAAGCGATGCATGGCTTCCATGATTCCTCAGATAGTGGTAAGCATTATATAATGGAAAGTACATGTGAGCGTCCTGAATCTGTGTCTCTGGAATTACAGGCTTAG
- a CDS encoding AraC family transcriptional regulator, producing MLIYEAHHFDLISNYHTLNLNFPSHLHRGFELLFLVDGEMEVIISQRSHHLKTGQFLLILPYEIHSFSTKSHSRAEICIFSPDYVPTFQRMIENSSLENPIFNLSLEANALISRTLFQDSPNLLEQKACLYLLLSELMGQTSLIKSEKQDPELLHKLLTYIQDHYTESISLKSIAGTLGYSYNYLSKYFNTHMSMSFVDFLNETRVNYACYLLIYTEKNITEIAFLCGYESIRSFNRNFIKIKLCTPKEYREKQPQSFIDLYPLERGIYINNSNLS from the coding sequence ATGTTAATATATGAGGCACACCATTTTGATTTAATATCAAACTATCATACATTGAATTTAAACTTTCCAAGCCATCTCCATCGTGGATTTGAATTATTATTCCTCGTTGATGGGGAAATGGAAGTCATTATTAGTCAAAGAAGTCACCATTTGAAAACTGGACAATTCTTACTCATATTGCCGTATGAAATTCACTCGTTTAGTACAAAATCACATTCTCGAGCTGAAATTTGTATTTTTTCGCCAGACTATGTTCCGACATTTCAAAGAATGATAGAAAATAGTTCACTTGAAAATCCCATTTTCAACCTATCTTTGGAAGCAAATGCACTAATTTCTAGGACACTTTTCCAAGACAGCCCAAATCTGCTAGAACAAAAAGCCTGTCTCTATTTATTACTATCTGAGTTAATGGGGCAAACCAGTTTAATTAAAAGTGAAAAACAAGACCCAGAGTTACTCCATAAGTTGTTAACCTATATTCAGGACCATTATACAGAATCAATTTCTTTAAAAAGTATCGCTGGAACATTAGGTTACAGTTATAACTATTTATCGAAGTATTTCAATACTCATATGAGTATGTCATTTGTGGATTTTTTGAATGAAACCAGAGTAAACTATGCTTGTTATCTATTAATCTATACAGAAAAAAATATTACAGAAATTGCTTTCCTTTGTGGTTATGAAAGCATACGGTCCTTTAATCGCAACTTTATAAAGATAAAATTATGTACACCAAAAGAATACAGAGAAAAGCAACCTCAGTCTTTTATAGATCTGTATCCTTTGGAACGTGGAATTTATATTAATAATTCGAACTTAAGCTGA
- a CDS encoding glycoside hydrolase family 2 TIM barrel-domain containing protein, which yields MRKIININSGWKFLRQDEAQAIDMDFNDVNWEIINVPHTWNAIDGANGFDFYKGACWYRKEFCLDTSAKGNKVFIEFNGSNSITDVYVNGKHMGQHRGGYSTFRFDITEVIEYGNKNILSVKVDNTVVDDVYPQKADFTFYGGIYRDVNLIIVDHVHFDLMDYGSKGIYIVQEEVSQEKASLRIKTRIVNKNEEEKKVRLWVDILDEMGNHVAYSAKEVLIPAGQTNVVEMPLVLENPILWNGRENPYLYEAKVSIVSFNDTIDEVSIPFGVRYFKVDAKRGFFLNGEHLPLKGVSRHQDRKDLGWAITENEQNEDMEIIKEIGANSIRLAHYQHSQYFYDLCDKEGMVLWAEIPFISVMSESDLEGSNAKQQMIELIRQNYNHPSIMFWGIQNEIQIGGERPEVRKLVKELNELTKKEDHTRLTTMANVMFVEDTDEYNYITDVVGSNRYYGWYTGEAGDFADWIDGFHQTNPEVGLCIAEYGAEGIVQYHSDNPKVKDYTEEYHALYHEKVWEIFETRPFLWATYVWNMFDFGANIRDEGGVKGRNNKGLVTYDRKIKKDAFYMYKAHWSEEKFVHITSKRFVDRAEDKINIKVYSNCNEVTLYVNGKEMESKVDDGRIFIFEDIVIHEGINVIKAISKVDDAVLEDVASFNKVSQPNTSYEAPDEGKGEAVANWFQMPDFSEVVVEKLQITDDVYSTRCSFGEIMINKEADAVLRKYLGEYDGHPMFAMTQKMTIDQISALARDIYTEKLMYMLNKELTNIKK from the coding sequence ATGAGAAAAATTATTAATATTAATAGCGGGTGGAAATTTTTACGACAAGATGAAGCGCAAGCAATAGATATGGATTTTAATGATGTGAACTGGGAGATTATAAATGTGCCCCATACTTGGAATGCAATTGATGGTGCCAACGGTTTCGATTTTTATAAGGGTGCTTGTTGGTACAGAAAAGAGTTTTGTCTAGATACTTCAGCAAAAGGAAATAAGGTATTTATTGAATTCAATGGGTCTAATAGTATCACGGATGTATACGTAAACGGGAAGCATATGGGACAGCATAGAGGCGGGTATTCTACTTTTAGGTTTGATATTACAGAGGTTATTGAGTACGGCAACAAAAACATCTTATCTGTAAAGGTGGATAATACGGTTGTAGATGATGTATATCCTCAAAAGGCGGACTTTACCTTCTATGGTGGAATTTATCGCGACGTAAATTTAATTATTGTTGATCATGTTCATTTTGATTTAATGGATTATGGTTCAAAAGGGATCTATATTGTGCAGGAAGAGGTAAGTCAAGAGAAAGCTTCCTTAAGGATCAAAACTAGAATAGTTAATAAAAATGAAGAAGAGAAGAAAGTTAGGCTTTGGGTAGACATATTGGATGAAATGGGCAATCATGTAGCCTATTCTGCTAAAGAAGTGCTTATACCTGCTGGTCAAACGAACGTAGTGGAAATGCCATTAGTACTAGAAAATCCAATACTATGGAATGGTAGGGAAAATCCATATTTATATGAAGCTAAAGTATCTATAGTTAGTTTCAATGACACAATCGATGAAGTATCCATTCCTTTTGGGGTTCGATACTTTAAAGTTGATGCTAAAAGAGGCTTCTTCCTAAATGGTGAGCATCTTCCCTTAAAAGGCGTCTCAAGACATCAGGATAGAAAAGATTTGGGCTGGGCAATCACTGAAAATGAGCAGAATGAGGATATGGAGATAATAAAGGAGATCGGGGCAAATTCTATCAGACTTGCTCACTATCAGCATAGTCAGTATTTCTATGATTTATGTGATAAGGAAGGGATGGTTCTCTGGGCAGAAATCCCCTTTATTTCAGTTATGTCAGAATCAGACCTTGAAGGAAGTAATGCAAAGCAGCAAATGATTGAATTAATCAGGCAGAATTATAACCATCCTTCAATCATGTTTTGGGGAATTCAAAATGAAATACAAATTGGCGGAGAAAGACCTGAAGTAAGAAAACTTGTAAAGGAACTAAATGAACTAACGAAAAAAGAAGATCATACAAGGTTAACAACTATGGCAAATGTTATGTTTGTGGAAGATACAGATGAATACAACTATATAACAGATGTAGTTGGGTCTAATAGATATTATGGATGGTATACAGGTGAAGCAGGAGATTTTGCAGATTGGATTGATGGGTTCCATCAAACTAACCCTGAAGTAGGTTTATGTATTGCAGAATACGGTGCTGAAGGGATCGTACAATATCATAGCGATAATCCAAAAGTTAAGGATTATACGGAAGAATACCATGCTTTGTACCATGAGAAGGTTTGGGAAATCTTTGAGACGAGACCATTTCTTTGGGCTACTTATGTATGGAATATGTTTGACTTCGGAGCAAATATTCGTGATGAGGGCGGCGTAAAAGGAAGAAATAACAAAGGCTTAGTCACCTACGATAGAAAGATTAAAAAGGACGCTTTCTATATGTATAAGGCACATTGGAGTGAAGAGAAATTTGTGCATATAACAAGCAAACGTTTTGTAGACAGAGCAGAAGATAAAATCAATATTAAGGTCTACTCTAACTGTAATGAGGTAACTCTTTATGTTAACGGTAAAGAAATGGAATCTAAAGTCGATGATGGCAGAATCTTTATTTTTGAAGATATTGTAATCCATGAAGGAATTAATGTTATAAAAGCGATCAGTAAAGTAGATGATGCTGTACTAGAGGATGTTGCTAGTTTCAACAAGGTATCACAACCTAATACAAGTTATGAGGCACCTGATGAAGGGAAAGGAGAGGCCGTAGCCAATTGGTTCCAGATGCCGGATTTTAGTGAAGTTGTTGTAGAAAAACTACAAATCACTGACGATGTTTACTCAACACGTTGCTCCTTTGGAGAAATAATGATAAATAAAGAGGCAGATGCTGTACTAAGAAAGTATTTAGGAGAGTACGATGGCCATCCTATGTTTGCAATGACACAAAAAATGACAATCGATCAAATATCTGCTTTGGCAAGAGATATCTACACAGAAAAATTGATGTATATGTTAAATAAAGAATTAACAAATATTAAAAAATAG